One Setaria viridis chromosome 5, Setaria_viridis_v4.0, whole genome shotgun sequence genomic region harbors:
- the LOC117857971 gene encoding patellin-3, whose amino-acid sequence MAEEPQPEVAAAPAAAEVAVPEAAPAEAEKKAEVPAAAEGEAEAEAEKKADEAAVTADDAGAGSFKEESNLVEDLPDPEKKALDEFKQLIVAALAAGEFNLPPPPPPPKAKEEPKAEETKTEEPKAEEPAKEEPKTEEPAKAEAAAEVPKTEEPAKAEAAAEEANAEAAAEAPAEEAKTEAPVEETKAEAVAEEAKPAEPEPEWKTVVAAVAESATKTVEAIEETVVPAAAAATAATSEVAAEPDAEAEAAAPEPVLIWGVPLVGDDERTDTVLLKFLRAREFKVKEAMAMLKSTVLWRKRFGITSLLEADLGLPELESVVFYRGADREGHPVCYNVYGEFQDKDLYEKAFGDEEKRERFLKWRIQLLERGILSKLDFAPSGICSMVQVTDLKNSPPMLGKHRAVTRQAVTLLQDNYPEFIAKKVFINVPWWYLAANKMMSPFLTQRTKSKFVFASPAKSAETLFRYIAPEQVPVQFGGLFKEDDPEFTTSDPVTELTIKPSSKETVEIPVTENSTIVWELRVLGWEVSYGAEFTPEAEGGYTVIVQKTRKVPANEEPIMKGSFKVGEPGKLVLTINNPASKKKKLLYRSKVKSTSD is encoded by the exons ATGGCAGAGGAGCCGCAGCCagaggtcgccgccgcgcccgccgcggccgaggTGGCCGTGCccgaggcggcgccggcagaggcggagaagaaggcggaggtgcctgcggcggcggaaggcgaggccgaggcggaggcggagaagaaggcTGATGAGGCGGCGGTCACCGCCGACGATGCGGGGGCCGGCTCGTTCAAGGAGGAGAGCAACCTTGTGGAAGACCTGCCCGACCCGGAGAAGAAGGCGCTTGACGAGTTCAAGCAGCTGATcgtcgccgccctcgccgccggtgagTTCAACctgccacccccgccgccgccgccaaaagCCAAGGAGGAACCCAAGGCCGAGGAGACCAAGACGGAGGAACCCAAGGCTGAGGAACCGGCCAAGGAAGAGCCCAAGACCGAGGAGCCGGCCAaggctgaggcggcggcggaggtgcccAAGACCGAGGAACCGGCCAaggctgaggcggcggcggaggaggccaaCGCCGAGGCGGCTGCGGAAGCCCCGGCGGAGGAGGCCAAGACGGAGGCGCCGGTCGAGGAGACCAAGGCCGAGGCAGTTGCCGAGGAGGCCAAGCCAGCCGAACCGGAGCCAGAATGGAAGACTGTTGTGGCCGCCGTGGCGGAGAGCGCCACCAAGACGGTGGAGGCAATCGAGGAAACCgtcgtgcccgccgccgccgccgccaccgccgccacctcggaGGTGGCAGCGGAACCGGATGCCgaagcggaggccgcggcgcctGAGCCTGTGCTGATCTGGGGCGTGCCGCTGGTGGGCGACGACGAGCGCACGGACACGGTGCTGCTCAAGTTCCTGCGCGCGCGGGAGTTCAAGGTGAAGGAGGCCATGGCGATGCTCAAGTCCACGGTGCTGTGGCGCAAGCGCTTCGGCATCACCTCGCTCCTCGAAGCCGACCTCGGCCTGCCGGAGCTGGAGAGCGTGGTGTTCTACCGCGGCGCCGACCGCGAGGGCCACCCCGTGTGCTACAACGTCTACGGCGAGTTCCAGGACAAGGATCTCTACGAGAAGGCCTTCGGCGACGAGGAGAAGCGGGAGCGCTTCCTCAAGTGGCGCATCCAGCTGCTGGAGCGTGGCATCCTGTCGAAGCTGGACTTCGCGCCCAGCGGCATCTGCTCCATGGTGCAGGTCACTGACCTCAAGAACTCGCCGCCCATGCTCGGCAAGCACCGCGCCGTCACCCGCCAGGCCGTCACGCTGCTCCAGGACAACTACCCCGAGTTCATTGCCAAGAAG GTGTTCATCAATGTGCCATGGTGGTATCTCGCTGCCAACAAGATGATGAGCCCGTTCCTTACACAGCGCACCAAGAGCAAGTTCGTTTTTGCTAGCCCGGCCAAGTCTGCAGAGACTCTCTTCAG ATACATTGCGCCCGAGCAAGTTCCTGTCCAATTTGGAGGCCTCTTCAAGGAGGATGATCCTGAATTCACTACCTCCGACCCTGTCACCGAGCTCACTATCAAACCCTCTTCCAAAGAAACCGTTGAGATCCCTGTCACCGAG AACTCCACAATTGTATGGGAACTCCGGGTGCTCGGTTGGGAGGTGAGCTATGGGGCCGAGTTCACCCCCGAGGCTGAGGGTGGATACACTGTCATCGTTCAGAAAACAAGGAAGGTGCCTGCCAATGAGGAACCAATCATGAAGGGAAGCTTCAAGGTTGGAGAGCCCGGCAAGCTCGTGCTAACTATCAACAACCCTGcatccaagaagaagaagctccTTTACAGATCGAAGGTGAAGAGCACCAGCGATTGA
- the LOC117858549 gene encoding protein STRICTOSIDINE SYNTHASE-LIKE 10 has product MGRQPNLAAWLVLAVLALFVPSSAAAQIKTTDTRWSFHLPLPSGVTGAESLAFDGKGEGPYAGVSDGRVLKWGGSAAGWTTFAHSANYRKIPLCTAGVVPSEETEGMCGRPLGLQFHAKTGDLYIADAYLGLMRVGPGGGEAEVLATGADGAPFNFVNGLDVDQATGDVYFTDSSATYPRRFNTEIMMNADATGRLLKYDARSGRVTVLKAGLPYPNGVAVSPDGAHVVVAHTVPCQAFRYTLRGAKAGQYELLAELPGYPDNVRRDGKGGYWVSLNQEKQRLDAAPGAAPVKHLVGVRLDADGVEVEELTAAKGVTLSDVAERKGQLWLGSVELEYVGLIA; this is encoded by the coding sequence ATGGGGCGGCAGCCCAACCTGGCGGCGTGGCTCGTCCTCGCCGTCCTGGCCCTCTTCGTCCCGTCGAGCGCCGCTGCGCAGATCAAGACCACCGACACGCGCTGGAGCTTCCACCTCCCGCTGCCCAGCGGCGTGACCGGCGCCGAGAGCCTCGCGTTCGACGGCAAGGGCGAGGGGCCCTACGCCGGCGTCTCGGACGGCCGCGTCCTCAAGTggggcggcagcgccgccggctGGACCACGTTCGCGCATAGTGCCAACTACCGTAAGATCCCGCTGTGCACGGCGGGCGTGGTACCGTCGGAGGAGACGGAGGGCATGTGCGGCCGCCCGCTGGGGCTGCAGTTCCACGCCAAGACCGGCGACCTCTACATCGCCGACGCGTACCTGGGGCTCATGAGGGtcgggccgggcggcggcgaggccgaggtgCTGGCCACCGGCGCGGACGGCGCCCCGTTCAACTTCGTGAACGGGCTCGACGTCGACCAGGCCACCGGCGACGTCTACTTCACGGACTCGAGCGCGACGTACCCGAGGCGCTTCAACACCGAGATCATGATGAACGCGGACGCGACGGGGCGGCTGCTCAAGTACGACGCGCGGTCCGGGCGCGTCACAGTGCTCAAGGCCGGCCTGCCGTACCCGAACGGCGTCGCGGTGAGCCCCGACGGCGCGCACGTCGTGGTAGCGCACACCGTGCCGTGCCAGGCGTTCCGGTACACCCTCCGCGGCGCCAAGGCCGGGCAGTACGAGCTGCTGGCGGAGCTCCCGGGGTACCCCGACAACGTGAGGCGTGACGGCAAGGGCGGGTACTGGGTGTCGCTGAACCAGGAGAAGCAGCGGCTGGacgcggcgccgggggcggcccCCGTGAAGCATCTGGTTGGGGTCCGCCTGGACGCCGACGGGGTGGAGGTCGAGGAGCTGACGGCGGCCAAGGGCGTAACGCTGAGCGACGTGGCGGAGAGGAAGGGGCAGCTGTGGTTGGGGTCCGTGGAGCTCGAGTATGTTGGCCTGATTGCTTGA
- the LOC117854592 gene encoding uncharacterized protein produces MPTSVTLPLPAVGAVAASPVTTAAGAATPLRCRPLRLFATPAATASSSPSTSASAVSSALPSARHSRKHLAGRDGAPSKPTKPRVFFLDVNPLCFRGSQRSLNAFARWLALFFAHVSLRDPVVAVLDGEGGNEYRRRLLPSYKAHRARGAGTGADSRVVDVLRECNVPVVRVDGYEADDVVATLTEQVLQKGYRVVIASPDKDFKQLISDDVQLVMPIPEIGRWSFYTLRHYVAQYKCDPTADLSLRCFMGDEADGVPGIQHLVPGFGRKTAVKLLQKHGSLENLLKTAAVRTVAKDYAQDALTKHADYLRKNYEVLSLKRDVNVQLDDSWLSARNTCNDTSVLSDFILKFSNEVRS; encoded by the exons ATGCCCACGTCCGTGACATTGCCGCTGCCCGCCGTTGGGGCGGTCGCCGCGTCGCCGGTCACCACCGCGGCGGGGGCAGCGACGCCCCTCAGGTGTCGTCCTCTCCGCCTCTTCGCGactccggccgccaccgcctcttCTTCGCCCTctacctccgcctccgccgtctcCAGCGCGCTGCCGTCAGCGAGGCATTCCCGCAAGCACCTGGCGGGCAGAGACGGCGCCCCGTCGAAGCCCACCAAGCCCCGCGTGTTCTTCCTCGACGTCAACCCGCTCTGCTTCCGCGGATCTCAGCGCAGCCTCAACGCCTTCGCGCGCTGGCTCGCGCTCTTCTTCGCGCACGTCAGCCTCCGCGACCCCGTCGTCGCC GTTCTGGACGGAGAGGGAGGGAACGAGTACAGGAGGCGGCTGCTGCCGTCGTACAAGGCCCACAGGGCTCGCGGTGCCGGCACCGGCGCTGACTCGCGCGTTGTCGACGTTCTCCGCGAATGCAATGTTCCG GTTGTAAGAGTCGATGGATATGAGgctgatgatgtggttgctaCCTTGACAGAACAGGTTTTACAGAAAGGTTATAGAGTTGTGATTGCCTCACCAGATAAAGACTTCAAGCAGCTGATATCTGACGATGTTCAGTTAGTTATGCCCATTCCTGAGATTGGCCGATGGTCTTTCTATACATTAAGGCATTATGTCGCTCAATACAAGTGTGATCCAACTGCAGATTTAAGCCTTA GGTGCTTCATGGGTGATGAAGCAGATGGTGTTCCAGGAATCCAGCATTTGGTTCCAGGATTTGGTAGAAAGACCGCAGTGAAACTGCTGCAGAAACATGGTTCATTAGAAAACTTGCTAAAGACAGCTGCAGTTAGAACTGTTGCCAAGGATTATGCCCAGGATGCTCTCACTAAGCATGCAGATTATTTGCGGAAAAACTACGAAGTTCTTAGCCTGAAGAG GGATGTAAATGTTCAGCTTGATGACAGTTGGTTATCCGCGAGGAACACATGCAATGACACCAGTGTTCTATCTGACTTCATCCTTAAATTTAGCAACGAAGTCAGAAGCTAA